A window of Syntrophaceae bacterium genomic DNA:
CGCTCATGCCGATCCCGCCGATCCCCACGAAGTGGATCCGCCGGACCTTGCGCTTCATCAAGTCTCTGCGATAGCCGTTCTGCATCAGGGTCTTTCCTGCTTATGGAATCTTGGAATACTGGAATCATGGAGCATTGGGGTTTTCAGAGCCCTTTCCCTTTCGAGCCCATCATTCCAACATTCCATCACTCCATCATTCCTGTGACTGGGTGCCCTGCACCAACGCGATGCATTCATCCACGATGTCCGCCGCCGCCCGGATGTTGCCGAGCTCCGCGGCCCTGCGCCCCATCTCCTCGAGGGCCGCCGGGTCGCCGGCCAGCCGCCGGATGATCCCCGAGAGGCGTTCGCCCGAGAGGTCCTTCTCGGGGATCATTTCGGCTGCGCCCCTGTTGACAAGGAGTTCGGCGTTCTTCGTCTGGTGGTCGTTCACGGCATGGGGGAAGGGGATGAAAACCGCCGCCTTGCCGCATGCCGTGATCTCCGCGATCGACGTGGCCCCCGCCCGGCAGATGAGCAGGTCGGCCTCCCCGTAGGCCGAGGCCATGTCCGTGATGAAGGGCAGCACCTCCGCCCTCATCGACCGGTCGCGGTAGCCTTGTTGCACAATCTCGAGGTCGTCCTTCCCCGTCTGGTGGATGATCCGGAGCCTCTCCTGCATGTCCGCCAGGTGCGGCAGCGCCTCCAGGACGGCCCGGTTGATCCGGTGCGCGCCCTGGCTTCCCCCGAAGACGAGGACCGTGAACGGCTCGCCCGGCTTCCGGGCCCGCCGCCTGCCCGCGGCGATGGCCGCCCGGATCGGGTTTCCCGTTACCCGCACCCGCCCGGGGCGGAACCACCGCGCCGTCTCGGGGAAGCTGACGAACACGCGGTCCACGAATTTCCCGAGGATCCGGTTCGTCTCGCCGGGGACGGCGTTCTGCTCGGCGATCGCCGTGGGCAGGCCCATGCAGCGGGCCGCCAGCACGGCGGGCCCCGAGGCATAGCCCCCGACGCCGATCACGACGTTCGGGGCGAACCCGCGGAGGATCCGCCTCGATTCCAGCAGGCTCCGCGGGACCTTCGCCAGCGCCGCCAGCGACCGCCCGATGCCCCGCCCCTTGACGCCTTCCACGTCGAGCACGGCGAGCGGGAAGCCGATCTGCGGCAGCACCCGGGCCTCCAGCCCCCGGCGGGTCCCGATGAAAAGAACATCCGTTGCCGCGTCGCGCCGGCGGAACTCCTCGGCGATGGCCACCCCGGGAAAGAGGTGACCCCCCGTCCCGCCTCCCGCGATCACGATTCGCACAGCCCGGTCCCCCTGGGCGTCGACTTCTGGTACGTCGACAGGTTCAGCAAAATTCCAACGGCCATGCAGCTCACGATCAGCGACGTGCCCCCGTAGGACAGGAAGGGCAGGGCCATCCCCTTCGTGGGGATGAGACCCATGACGCCGGCGATGTTGATGAAGGCCTCGAGGGCCAGCAGGGTCGTGATCCCCGACGCCAGGAGGCTTCCGAAGCCGTCCTGGACGCGGAAGGCGATCACGAACCCCCGGACGATCAGCAGCCCGAAGAGTACGATGACCGCGCAGATGCCGATGAACCCGCTCTCCTCGGCGATGATGGAGAGGATGAAGTCCGTGTGCGGCTCGGGCAGGTAGAAGAGCTTCTGCATCCCGTCGCCGAGCCCCACGCCGAAGGGGCCGCCGGAGCCGAAGGACAGAAACGACTGGATGATCTGGAACCCCTTGTGCTGCGGGTCCTTCCAGGGGTCGAGGAAGGTGTTCCAGCGGTCCATCCGGTACCCCTTCATCATGACCAGGGTCACCGCGAGGGGGACAAAGGCCAGCAGCGAGCCGGCGAGGTAGCGGATGCGCGCCCCCGCGATGTACAGGACGCTCAAGGCCACCGCCATGATCAGCACGGCCGACCCGAAGTCGGGCTGTTTCACGATGAGTCCCACGGGGAGGAGCACGACGAGCAGCGGCAGGAGGAACCCCTTGCGGAACTCCTGGATGTGGGCCGATTTGCGCGTCAGGTAATGGGCCAGGAACACGACGACGAGGAGCTTCACGAGCTCGGCCGCCTGGAACGTGAAGACGCCGAGGTTGAGCCACCGCCGTGCCCCGCCCTTCGTGACGCCGATGCCGGGGACGAAGATCATCGCCAGGAGCACCAGCGAGACGCCCATCCCCGCGTAGGCCGCGCCCCGCAGCCACGTGTAGGGCGTCCGCGTGAGCGCGACCATGAGCGCGATCCCGATCACGAGGAAGAGCAGGTGCTTCTTGAGGAAGAAGTACCCGTCGCCGTATTTCTGCAGGGCGAGCATGTAGCTCGAGCTGTAGATCATCACGGTGCCGAAGGCGATGAGCGTCAGCACGACGAAAAACAGGATGAAGTCGGGCCGTCTGCCCCTTGCCGGCGTGTCGGCCATGCTCTCAATGCCCCCCTGTTGCCGTTTTCCGGTCGTTGAGCCGGTTTACGACGTCCTTGAATACCTCGCCCCGGTGGGCGTAGCTGCGAAACTCGTCGAAGCTCGCGCAGCCCGGCGAAAGCAGCACCACGTCGCCCGGAGCGGCGTCGGCGTAAGCGGCCCGGACGGCCTCGGCCATCGTGGCGGCCGCCCGCGTCGGCACGAGGCCCCCGATCCGTGCGCCGATGGCCTCGCGGGCCTCGCCGAAGAGGACCAGGGCCTTGACGCGCCGGCGGATCAGCGGCTCGAGGGTCTCGAAGTCCCCGTTCTTGTCGCGCCCGCCCAGCAGCAGGATCACGGGCCTCTCGAACGCCTCCAGGGCCCTGGCCACGGCGCTGACGTTCGTCCCCTTCGAGTCGTCGTAGAAGGCCACCCCGCCCCGCTCCCCGGCGAACTCGATCCGGTGGGCGAGCCCCCTGAAGCTGCCCACGGCCTGGGCGATCGCGCCGGGCGCGCAGCCGGCCCAGCGGGCGGCCATCACGGCGGCCATCACGTTCTCGAGGTTGTGCCGCCCGGGGAGCCGGACCATGGACAGGGGGTAGGTTTCGACCTCCCGGCCGGCCGTGCGGTACACGATTGAACCGCCCCGCAGGCCCATTCCCTCGTCGGGCACGGCCGTGGAGCTGAAGAACGCCACCTTCGCGGCGAGCCTCCGGGCGAGCGCCGCCGACCCGGGCTCGTCGGCGTTGAGGACGGCCAGGTCTTGCGGCTGCTGGTTCTCGAAGATCCGCTCCTTGGCACGCCGGTACTCGTCGTAGTCGGCGTGGTAGTCCAGGTGGTCGGGCGCGGTATTGAGCAGCACCGCCACCCGCGCCCGGAACGTCTCGATGCGCTGCAGCTGGAAGCTGCTCAGCTCGAGGACGGCCCACTCGTCGTCCTGCGGCCCCCCGACGTAGCCGATCAGGGGGTTGCCGATGTTGCCCCCCACGAAGGCCCGTTTGCCGGCTTCTGCGAGGATGTGGCCGATGAGGGCCGTCACCGTCGTCTTGCCGTTGGTGCCGGTGATGGCGATCACGGGCACCCGGAGGAACCGGAAGGCCAGCTCGGTCTCGCTCACGACGGGGATTCCCCGCCGCTCCGCCTCGCGGATCAGGGGGTTGAAGGGCGGCACCCCGGGCGAGGGCACGACGAGGTCCTGGCCTGCGACGACGGCTGCATCCGCGCCGCCCGTGATGACCTTCAGCGGCAGGCCCTCGAGGGCCCCGAGGGCCTCCCGGAGCTCCGCTTCGGGCTTGTCGTCGGTCGCGGTCACGGAGGCGCCGCGCCCGGCCGCGAAGCGCGCCGCCGCGATCCCCGTTTTCCCGAGGCCGATGACGAGAATGTTCTTGCCCTTGAGCTCCACGATGCGCTCTCACCTCAGCTTCAGCGTGCTGATGGCCACGAGGGCCAGGATGATCGAGATGATCCAGAACCGCACGATCACCTTTGGCTCCGCCCAGCCCTTCAGCTCGAAGTGGTGGTGGATGGGGGCCATGCGGAAGATCCGCTTGCCGTTGGAGATCTTGAACCAGCCCACCTGGCAGATGACCGACACGGTCTCCAGCACGAAGACCCCGCCGACGATGGCCAGGAGCAGCTCCTGCTTGGTCACGATGGCCAGCGTCCCCAGGGCCCCGCCCAGAGACAGCGAACCCACGTCGCCCATGAAGATCTGCGCGGGGTAGGTGTTGTACCAGAGAAAGCCCAGGCAGGCCCCCACCATGGCCCCGCAGAAGATCGACAGCTCGCCCGTCCCCGGCACGTACGGGATCTGGAGGTACCCGGAGATGCGCGCGTTTCCCGCGAAGTAGGCGAAGAGCAGGTACGTGATGAAGCAGATCAGCGCCGGCCCGAGGGCGAGGCCGTCCAGGCCGTCGGTGAGGTTCACGGCGTTGGCGGCCCCCACGATCACGAAGGTCGTGAACAGGATATACCCCCAGCCCAGGTCCGGCAGCATGGTCTTGAAGAAGGGGATCGTGATCGCCTGGCTGAAGGTGGGCTTGATGTAGAGGATGACCCCGATGAACAGGGCGATGGCGAATTCCAGGGCGAGCCGGACCCATCCCGGGATCCCCTTGCTGTTGCGCTTCGTGAGCTTGCGGAAGTCGTCGAGGAAGCCGATGAGGCCGAACCCGGCGGTGACGGCGATGAGCATCCAGATGTAGTCGTTGGTCAGGTTGGCCCACAGCAGCGTCGAGACGACCACGGAGAAGATGATCATGATGCCGCCCATGGTGGGCGTTCCCGACTTGGCCTGGTGCGAGCCGGGACCGTCCTCGCGGATGGTCTGCCCGATCTGCAGCGCCTCGAGCTTGCGGATGAGCCAGGGGCCGACGACGAAGCAGATCACCAGGGCCGTGATCGTCGCGTAGATCGTCCGGAACGTGATGTACCGGAACACGTTGAAGTACGAGATGGTCTCGTGGAGCGGGTACAGCAGGTGATAGATCAATGCAGCGGACCTCCAAAATACAAAACCCCAACCCGGTGCACAAGCAGTTGGGGACGCGGGGGCCTCCTGCCCCTACAGATTGAGGTCGTATCCCTATCACAGGTCCTTTTCACTTTGCAACCCCGATCGTGTCCACGATCGCCCGGACGATCTCTTCCATCCTCATCTTCCTCGAGCCCTTGACGAGGACCCAGTCGCCCGCCTTGAGGCAGGCCTTCAGATGGGCCACCGTCTCCTCGGTGGAGAGGTCGACGATCACCCTGTCGCTCCGCATCCCGCGCTTCACGGCCCCCTTCGCCGTCGCCCGGGCGAAATCCCCCCGGAGGTAGGCCTTGCCGACGCCGGTATCGGCCAGTGCCCGGCCGATCTCCTCGTGGTACCGCTCCGCCTCGTCGCCCAGCTCCAGCATGTCCCCCAGGATCACCGTGCTCGTGCACTCCCCCTTGAGGCCCTGCAGCGTCCTGAGCGCCGCCGCCACCGAGGCGGGGTTGGCGTTGTACGTGTCGTCGATGAGCAAGGCGCCGTTTTTCAGCCGCCAGACCTCCATGCGCCCGCCCACGGGCCGGAAGGCCATGAGCCCCCGGCAGATCGCGTCGAACCCGAAGCCGGCGCCCTTCGCCGCGGCCGCCGCGGCCAGGGCGTTCGAGACGTTGTGGAACCCCAGCACGGGCAGCAGGATCTCCCGCGAGGCCCCGTCAATGAGCAGCGTGAACACGGTGCCCCGCTCGGCCTCGTGGGCGATGCGGGAGGCCGTCACGTCGGCGTCCGTGTCGATCCCGAAGGTGATCATCCGGCCCTTCCACCGCTGCGCCCAGGGGGCCAGCGACCCGTCGTCGAGGTTGATCACCGCCGTGCCCCGGCCGTCCATGACTCGGTAGAGGTCCCCCTTCTCCTCCCGGATCGTCTCGAGGGACCGGAGCCCCTCGAGGTGGGCGGGGCCCACGTTGGTGACGACGCCCACGGTGGGTGCCGCGATCTCCGTGAGGCGGGCGATCTCGCCGCGGCGGTTCGTCCCCATCTCGAGGACGGCGGCCTCGTGGGTTTCGTTCATCCGGAGGATCGTCAGCGGGAGCCCCACGAGGTTGTTGAGGTTGCCCTCGCTCTTGAGCAGGTTCTTCTCCTGTCCCATGATGGCCGCGGCCATCTCCTTGGTCGTCGTCTTCCCCGTGCTCCCGGTGACGGCCACGACGGGGATGTCGAAGCGGCTGCGCCAGAAGCGGGCCAGGTCCCCCAGGGCCCTGAGCGTGTTCTCGACGGCGACGGCCGCCGTCGAACCGTCGATGCCGCGCAGGAGGCCTTCCCGGCCCCGCTCCACGAGCACCCCCGCGGCGCCCGCGGCCGCGGCCTGGCCGAGGAAGTCGTGCCCGTCGAAGCGGGGGCCCGCCAGGGGCACGAAGAGGCTTCCGGCCGCCAGGGTCCTCGTGTCCGTCGAGACCCCGTCGAACGCGTCCGACCGCCCCTGCCGCACGAGGGTGCCCCCCGTGGCCGTCAGCACGTCCTGCAGCGCGAATCGGGGGCCCTGCATCCGCGTCACGGCGTTCGCCCTCTCTTTCGGTCCAGGGCCTCGCGGGCCACCGTCCGGTCGTCGAAGGGGATCGTCCGCGTCCCGAGGATCTGGTAGTCCTCGTGGCCCTTGCCGGCGATGAGGACGATGTCGTCCGGCTCTGCGATCCCCACGGCCAGGCCGATGGCCTCCCGCCGGTCCTCCACCACGGCGTAGCGCTTGCGGCCGGCTCGGAGCCCCGCGGGGTCGGTCTTTTGCATGACGGCGGCGTCGATCCCGCCTTCGATCTCGGCGATGATCGCCAGCGGGTCCTCGGAGCGGGGGTTGTCGGACGTGATCACGGCCAGGTCGCTTTCCTCCGCGGCCGCCCGGCCCATGAGCGGGCGCTTCCCCCGGTCGCGGTCCCCGCCGCAGCCGAAGACCGTGATCAACCGGCCCCTGCGGAAGCGGGCGAGGGTCCGGATGACCCGCCGCAGGGCGTCCTCCGTGTGGGCGTAGTCGACGAAGACGAAGGGCTCGCCCGGTTCGCTGATCTTCTCGAGCCGCCCGGGGACGGCCTTTGCGCTCTCGATGCCCCGCTGGATCGCCGAGAGGGGGATCCCGAGGTGACAGGCCGCCGCAACGGCGGCCAGGATGTTGGAGAGGTTGAACGGGCCGATGAAGGGCGCCCGGATCGGGAAGGAGCCCGAGGGGGTCTCGATCTCGGCCCGGGTCTCGCCGAGGTCGTACTCCACGTCCCGGGCCTGGACGAAGGCGATCGAGTCGATGCCGAAGGTCGTGAGGCCCTTGGCCCCGATCTCGTCGGCGAGCCTCCGGCCCCAGGGGTCGTCGAGGTTGATGATCCGGCCCTGCCGGCGTCCGTTCTTCTCCCCCGCCAGCAGCTCCGTGAAGAAGCGCTTCTTGGAGGCGAAGTAATCCTCCATGGAGCCGTGGAAGTCGAGATGGTCCCGCGTGAGGTTCATGAAGATCCCGCAGTCGAATGCGCAATCGTCCACCCTCCTGAGCTCCAGCGCGTGGGAGGAGACCTCCATGACGACGTGGGTGACGCCGGCGCTGCGGATCTCGGCCAGCAGGCGCTGCAGTTCGAAGGACTCGGGGGTCGTGTGCGAGGCGGCCGTCACGGTCGAGCCCCAGCGGTAGTTCACCGTGCCGATGACGCCGGGCTCGTGGCCCGCCTCCCGCAAAACGGATTCGAGGAGGTAGGTGACGGTCGTCTTCCCGTTGGTGCCCGTCACCCCGATGAGACCGAGGGCGCCCGAGGGGTTTCCGAAGAAGTTCCGGCCCAGCAACCCCAGGGCACGGCGGCTGTCGCGGACCCGGATGGCGGTGTAGCCGGCGTGCCGGGCGATCTCCCGGTCGTAAACGACGGCCTTCGCCCCGCGGCGCACGGCCTCGGGCACGAAGAGGTGCCCGTCGTACCTGGCCCCCCGGACGGCGACGAACAGGAAGCCCTCCCCGCAGCGGCGCGAGTCGTAGCAGATGCCCTCGATCTCCCGCGCCCTCGTCCCGTGAACCTCCAGGACGTCGACATTCTCGAGAAGGTCAAGCAAGTCCACGTCGGCCTCTCAATCCCCCGTGCTGAAGGCCACGGTGCACGACCGGTGTCCCTTGAGCGGGCTGCCCGGCGCCGGTTTCTGGCTGACGGCCCAGCCGCTGCCCGTGACGGTGATCTCCAGCCCCTTTTCCTGGGCCGTCCGCACGGCCTGCCGGACCGTCATCCCCCGGAAATCGGGCATGACGGCCTCTTCGTACGCGGCGGCGCCGTCGGCCGGGACCGCCGCCGGTGCCGACACGAGCCGGATCCTGGCGCCCGTGTCGATCTCCTTTTCCTGCACGGGGGGCGTCTCCCCGATGTCGGGCTCGAAGCAGCGGATGAGCTGCTGGGAGATGGACCGGAAGACGGGCGCGGCCGCCTCGCCGCCCCACTTGTGCAGCTGCGGCTCGTCGATGGAGACGAGCATGACGAAGCGCGGGTTCTCGGCGGGGAAGAACCCCATGAAGGAGGTCCGCACCCGCTCGCTGGAGAAGCGCTTGAGCGCGAAGTCGAACTTCTGGGCCGTGCCGGTCTTGCCGGCCACGTCCACGTTGACGAGGGCCGCGTTCTTGCCGGTGCCGCCCTGTTCGCCCACGACGTTGGTCAGCATGGCCGTCATCCGGCGGGCCGTCTCCGCGGAGATGACCCTGCGCACGGGCGTGGGGGTGAACTCCCTCACCGTCTCGCCGTTGGCGTCGACGAACTTCTTCACGATGTGGGGCTGCATGAGGACGCCGTCGTTGGCGATCGCCGACAGGGCCGTGACGAGCTGGATGGCCGTCACGGAGATGCCCTGGCCGAAGGCGATGGTGGAGGTGTCGACCTGCGTCCAGTTCTGCCAGGGACGCAGCAGGCCCGGGATCTCGCCGGGCAGCTCGATGTTCGTCTTCTGCCCGAACCCGAAATCCCGGATGTAGCGGTGGAACTTCTCGCGGCCCAGCTTCTCGGAGATCTTCACGGAGCCGATGTTGCTCGAGTACTTCAGGATCTCGCGCACCGTGAGCACGCCGTGCCGCTTGCGGTTGGCCTCGTGGAAGGTCGCGTTGGCCACGCGGTAGGCGCCGTTTTCGCAGTAGAACCGGTCCGACTCCTTCACGACGCCCTCCTCGAGGGCGGCGGCCACGAGGAAGGGCTTGAAGGTGGAGCCGGGGTCGAAGCAGTCCGTGATGGCCCTGTTGCGCTTTTGATCGGCCGAGGCGCCCGCGTAGGCGTTCGGGTTGAACGCCGGGTTGTTCGCCATAGCGAGGATCTCCCCCGTCCGCGGGTCCATGACGATGATGAAGCCGCCCCGGGCGCGCGTCCGCAGCACGGCCTCCTTCAGGTTCGACTCCACGGCGTGCTGGATGCGGCTGTCGAGGGTCAGGACGAGGCTCAGCTGCTCGTCCTTCTTGCCCGCCGCGGATCGCTCGGGCATGTAGAGCTTCTTGCCCCGGGCGTCGCGGCCCCAGAGGATCTTTTCCGGCTCGCCCCGCAGGTAGCCGTCGTAGCGCATCTCGAGGCCCTCGAGGCCGTTGGAGTCCACGCCGACAAAGCCGAGGACCTGGCCGGCCAGCTCCCGGTTCGGGTAGAAGCGCTTGGGCTCCTGGATCAGGTAGACCCCCTCCATCTTGAGGTTCTTGACCTGCTCGGCCTGGGCGGGGGTGATCATGCGGGCCACCCAGCAGAAGTTCTTCGACTTGGCGAGCTGCTGCGCGATCGCCTTTTTCGGCTGGCCCGTCACGGCGGCGAGCTGCGCGGCCGCCTCGTCGATGTCTTCGATCTTGGACGGGTCGGCGAAGACGGAGTCGGCGAGGATGCTCGCGGCGAGCTTCTCGCCGTTGCGGTCGTAGATGATGCCGCGCTCGGGGTAGAGCTGCAGGGCCTTCTTGTGCTGCCTCTCGGCAAGGGTCTTGTAGGTCTTCCCCGTCATGATCTGCAGGTGAAAGGCGCGGAAGACCAGGGCGCAGAACAGCACCGCGAACAGCGCCAGCATCGTGGCGATCCGGAAGCGGAACCATTTTCTGGACTTGCCGTTCATTTGATCAGGACCACCTGCTCCCGCTCGGGGTACTGGAGCTTGAGCTTCTCCCGGGCGATGGCCTCGATCCGCTGGGGCGACTTCAACGTGGCGATCTCGACCTTCAGCCTCCGGTTCTCCTCCAGCAGATTCTCCCGGACGGTCATCTCCTCGGCGATCTGGTACTTGAGCTGCGTGTTGTGCAGATGCGACCAGACGTAGACGAGCGCCACGGCCACCAGGACGAGCAGCGACAGGATGAGCGTCGAGACACGCAGGCCCGTGCTCTGCCGCACATCCATCGCCGCCCGGGGCCGTGCCACCTTCGCAACCGGCATCATCCGATCCTTTCCGCGGTTCTCAGTTTCGCGCTGCGCGCCCGGGGGTTTCGCTCCATCTCCGCCTTTCCTGGCCGGACGGGCTTCCGGGTGAGGACCCGGAGCCGGGGGCGCCCCCCGCAGGCGCAAACGGGAAGATCGGAGGGACAGGTGCACCGCCGCGAGGCGTCGCGGAAGCACTCCTTGACCATCCGGTCCTCCAGCGAGTGGAAGGAGAGAACGGAAAACCGCCCTCCTTCCCTCAAGCAGTCGATCCCCGAGGCGATGCCCCGGGCGAGGCTGTTCAGCTCGTCGTTGACGGCGATCCGGAGCGCCTGGAAGCTCCGCGTCGCGGGGTGGATCCTCCCGTGGCGCATGGACGCCGGCATGGCGGAGGCGATGAGGGCCGCAAGCTCGTCCGTCGTCTCGATGGGCGCCGCCCTCCGCCTCTCGACGATGGCCCTCGCGATGCGTCCCGCCTGCCGCTCCTCGCCGTAGTCTCGCAGGATGCGCTCGAGCTCGCGCGCGTCGGCCCGGTTGACCAGGTCCCGCGCGCTCACCGGGGCCCCCCGGTCCATCCGCATGTCGAGCGGCGCGGGCTTCGAGAAGCTGAAGCCCCTTGCGGCCGACTCGAGCTGGTGGGACGACACCCCGAGGTCGAGCACGATGCCGTCGACGCGTTCGATCCCGAGACGGTCGAGGATCTCCCGGACGTCGGCGTAGTTGCCCTTGACGAGGATCGCGCGCTGCCCGAAGGGCTCGAGGACCCGGGCCGATTCGGCCAGGGCGTCGTCGTCCCGGTCGATCCCGACCAGGATGCCGCCGGGGGACGTGGCGGCCAGGATCGCCCTCGCGTGACCGCCCCCGCCGAGGGTTCCGTCCACGTAGATGCCGCCCGGCCTGAGGTTGAGCGAGTCGAGGATCTCCTCGAGCAGCACGGGCTCGTGGTATGCGGGGGGCGCGCCTGCATCGTTCATCGTTCGTTTCAAGGATCTCCGGTGGAAGCGGACGCGGGAATCACGCCGGGGGAGCCGGGCCGTCAGATTCCCAGGTCGGCCATGTAATCGCTGAAGCTCTCGATACTTTCGCCGGACTTGCGGATCTCCTCCTCGAACCGCTCCTTGCTCCAGATCTCGATGACCCGGACCATGCCGGCCAGGACGATGTCTTTCTCCAGCTTGGCGTACTCGCGCAGGGGCGGGGGGACCAGGATGCGGCCCTGGCTGTCGAAGGTGCAGTCCACCGCCCCGGACATGAAAAAGCGCTGAAACGCGCGGACTTCTTTCTTGAGGATGGATTGATGGGAGATTTTTTCTTCGAGAATCCGCCACTCGTCGAACGGGAAGACCATCAGGTATCCGTCCCAGTTCGTGATGACCATGCGGTTGTCGTACTTTTCGGCGAAGACCTCGCGGAGCTTGGCGGGGAAGATGATTCTTCCCTTGTCGTCGATCGTATGGTAATATCTCCCCCGAAACACGGACATGCGAGAGACCCCTCCACAATCATCCACTTTGCTCCACCTGGATGCAATAGTAGGGCCGTATTCCGTCCCTGTCAAGGAAAAAGTTTAATTTCCGCTGGATTTTCGATTGATTTGGTACTTCCGGACGGCCCGGCTGTGCTCGGGCAGCGTTTCGGAGAAGTGGTGTGACCCGTCGTTGCGGGAGACGAAGTAGAGGTACTTCACCGGGGCGGGGTTCAGTGCCGCCTGCAGGGCGTCCATGCCGGGGCTGCAGATCGGGCCGGGCGGGAGGCCCCGGTTGAGGTAGCTGTTGTAGGGATTTTGGCGCTCCAGGTGCCGCCGTGTCAAATTTCCGTCAAAATCCTCGATGCCGTAGATCACCGTGGGGTCGCTCTGCAGCGGCATCCTCTTTTGGAGGCGGTTGCGGAAGACGGCCGCCACGAGCGGCATCTCGCTCTTGAGCCCCGTCTCCTTCTCGATGATCGAGGCGAGCGTCACCCACTGCAGGAGGGAGAACCCCTGCGCCTCGGCCTTCGCGATCCACTCCTTCGGCACCCTCGCCCAAAACTGGCCCGCCATCTGCCTGATGATCTGCTCCGCCTCCACGCCCCTGTGGAAGATGTACGTCTCGGGGAAAAGGAACCCCTCGGCGCTTGCACCCGGGATGTTCAGCTCGGCCAGCAGCCTCTTGTCCCCGGCCAGCCGCAGGAACTCCTTCTCCTCGACGAGTCCCTCGGCGGCCAGCCGCGCGGCGATCTTGCGCACCGTGAAACCCTCGGGCACCGTGACCGCGTGCTTCTTGTAGTCTCCGTTGACGAGCTTCCGCAGGATCTCGCCGGGCGTCATGGCGCGGGTGAATTCGTACTCCCCGGCCTTGACCTGCCGGGGAGCGTTGTACAGGTAGCCGAGGGCGCGGAAAAAGAGGCGGCTGCGCACGAGGCCGTTCTGCTCGAGGAGGGTCACGACCTGGCCGAAGGGTGTGCCCCGGGGGATGTAGACGGTGACCGTTTCGTCACCCGTGCCCGGGGCGGTGGCGGAGCCCTGAAACCACAGGGCGGCAGCGATGCCCGCCATCGCGACGAGCACAAGGACGGAGAGGCGGTTCAGGCGGGACCGGTCGAATGTCATCGATCGCCGCCCCCCCGGCGCGACGCGCGGTTCAGGTAATCCTGCAGGATGACGGCGGCGGCGATGCGGTCCACCATGCCCCGCCTTCTCCCGCGCTTCACGCCCGTCTCGCGCATCAGCTCCTCCGCCTCTTTCGTGGAGAGCGTCTCGTCCCAGGCGATGACGGGGACGGGGACGACTGCCGTCAAGGCCGCGATGAAGCGGTCCACCTTTTCGCACTGGATGCCCGCCGAGCCGTCGAGCCGCAGGGGGTAGCCGACCACGATGGCGCCGGCCGCGTGCTCCGCGACGGCCGCGGCGATGGCCTGCAGGTCCTTCGCCTTCGTCGTGCGCTCGATGACGGCGATGCCCCGCGCGGTCAGACCCAGCTCGTCCGAGAGGGCCAGCCCGATGCGCTTCTCTCCGTAATCGATCCCGAGGACTCTCATGGGGGGTATATAAAGGATAGGGAGGCTGGGCGCAAGGGCGGAAAGCAGTGCCGTCAAGTCACTCAACCAGGATTCTTTCGCGACTAGGCGGTTTTCGACCGATCTAACGCTTGCTGCGCTGCGGACGCAAGAACTCGCCCTACGGGGTCAAACATTTTGCGCCGCTGTCGCGGAGTTTACCCCGAGCGCAGCGTGGGGGCCCAGAAGATCGGTTACCGACCGGGGGCGCATCCCGCGAGGAGGCGCGTTCATGACATGTTCTTCCTT
This region includes:
- a CDS encoding UDP-N-acetylmuramoyl-tripeptide--D-alanyl-D-alanine ligase — translated: MTRMQGPRFALQDVLTATGGTLVRQGRSDAFDGVSTDTRTLAAGSLFVPLAGPRFDGHDFLGQAAAAGAAGVLVERGREGLLRGIDGSTAAVAVENTLRALGDLARFWRSRFDIPVVAVTGSTGKTTTKEMAAAIMGQEKNLLKSEGNLNNLVGLPLTILRMNETHEAAVLEMGTNRRGEIARLTEIAAPTVGVVTNVGPAHLEGLRSLETIREEKGDLYRVMDGRGTAVINLDDGSLAPWAQRWKGRMITFGIDTDADVTASRIAHEAERGTVFTLLIDGASREILLPVLGFHNVSNALAAAAAAKGAGFGFDAICRGLMAFRPVGGRMEVWRLKNGALLIDDTYNANPASVAAALRTLQGLKGECTSTVILGDMLELGDEAERYHEEIGRALADTGVGKAYLRGDFARATAKGAVKRGMRSDRVIVDLSTEETVAHLKACLKAGDWVLVKGSRKMRMEEIVRAIVDTIGVAK
- the murD gene encoding UDP-N-acetylmuramoyl-L-alanine--D-glutamate ligase translates to MELKGKNILVIGLGKTGIAAARFAAGRGASVTATDDKPEAELREALGALEGLPLKVITGGADAAVVAGQDLVVPSPGVPPFNPLIREAERRGIPVVSETELAFRFLRVPVIAITGTNGKTTVTALIGHILAEAGKRAFVGGNIGNPLIGYVGGPQDDEWAVLELSSFQLQRIETFRARVAVLLNTAPDHLDYHADYDEYRRAKERIFENQQPQDLAVLNADEPGSAALARRLAAKVAFFSSTAVPDEGMGLRGGSIVYRTAGREVETYPLSMVRLPGRHNLENVMAAVMAARWAGCAPGAIAQAVGSFRGLAHRIEFAGERGGVAFYDDSKGTNVSAVARALEAFERPVILLLGGRDKNGDFETLEPLIRRRVKALVLFGEAREAIGARIGGLVPTRAAATMAEAVRAAYADAAPGDVVLLSPGCASFDEFRSYAHRGEVFKDVVNRLNDRKTATGGH
- a CDS encoding phospho-N-acetylmuramoyl-pentapeptide-transferase, whose product is MIYHLLYPLHETISYFNVFRYITFRTIYATITALVICFVVGPWLIRKLEALQIGQTIREDGPGSHQAKSGTPTMGGIMIIFSVVVSTLLWANLTNDYIWMLIAVTAGFGLIGFLDDFRKLTKRNSKGIPGWVRLALEFAIALFIGVILYIKPTFSQAITIPFFKTMLPDLGWGYILFTTFVIVGAANAVNLTDGLDGLALGPALICFITYLLFAYFAGNARISGYLQIPYVPGTGELSIFCGAMVGACLGFLWYNTYPAQIFMGDVGSLSLGGALGTLAIVTKQELLLAIVGGVFVLETVSVICQVGWFKISNGKRIFRMAPIHHHFELKGWAEPKVIVRFWIISIILALVAISTLKLR
- the ftsW gene encoding putative lipid II flippase FtsW, whose protein sequence is MADTPARGRRPDFILFFVVLTLIAFGTVMIYSSSYMLALQKYGDGYFFLKKHLLFLVIGIALMVALTRTPYTWLRGAAYAGMGVSLVLLAMIFVPGIGVTKGGARRWLNLGVFTFQAAELVKLLVVVFLAHYLTRKSAHIQEFRKGFLLPLLVVLLPVGLIVKQPDFGSAVLIMAVALSVLYIAGARIRYLAGSLLAFVPLAVTLVMMKGYRMDRWNTFLDPWKDPQHKGFQIIQSFLSFGSGGPFGVGLGDGMQKLFYLPEPHTDFILSIIAEESGFIGICAVIVLFGLLIVRGFVIAFRVQDGFGSLLASGITTLLALEAFINIAGVMGLIPTKGMALPFLSYGGTSLIVSCMAVGILLNLSTYQKSTPRGTGLCES
- the murG gene encoding undecaprenyldiphospho-muramoylpentapeptide beta-N-acetylglucosaminyltransferase, which encodes MRIVIAGGGTGGHLFPGVAIAEEFRRRDAATDVLFIGTRRGLEARVLPQIGFPLAVLDVEGVKGRGIGRSLAALAKVPRSLLESRRILRGFAPNVVIGVGGYASGPAVLAARCMGLPTAIAEQNAVPGETNRILGKFVDRVFVSFPETARWFRPGRVRVTGNPIRAAIAAGRRRARKPGEPFTVLVFGGSQGAHRINRAVLEALPHLADMQERLRIIHQTGKDDLEIVQQGYRDRSMRAEVLPFITDMASAYGEADLLICRAGATSIAEITACGKAAVFIPFPHAVNDHQTKNAELLVNRGAAEMIPEKDLSGERLSGIIRRLAGDPAALEEMGRRAAELGNIRAAADIVDECIALVQGTQSQE